Proteins found in one Aspergillus chevalieri M1 DNA, chromosome 2, nearly complete sequence genomic segment:
- a CDS encoding uncharacterized protein (CAZy:AA3;~CAZy:AA8;~COG:E;~EggNog:ENOG410PKE9;~InterPro:IPR012132,IPR036188,IPR000172,IPR007867;~PFAM:PF05199,PF00732,PF13450;~SECRETED:SignalP(1-22);~go_function: GO:0016614 - oxidoreductase activity, acting on CH-OH group of donors [Evidence IEA];~go_function: GO:0050660 - flavin adenine dinucleotide binding [Evidence IEA];~go_process: GO:0055114 - oxidation-reduction process [Evidence IEA]), which yields MRFRQTSSLVAAAIGVMSSAAAFENNAYDYIVVGGGPSGIIAAERFVEAGHKVLLLERGPGSTVSTGANNTLRWDHNLTPIDVPGLSGDIATYDLWNEYLCTDTAGYASCALGGGVSINYMVFVHPPDHDFNDKWPQGWKWEDVAPAAERLYQRNPGSTLPSADGKYYDQGLYNVFSNFLDNLGWKSVDMIAQPNEKHQVYSHPAWNIKDQMRAGPVRTYLPLIQHNDRFTLSLGTKVIRLVRSGSQVTGVEVETASGQTEIITLACNGRVVLASGALSTPRVLFNSGIGPKAQIETAQKSGVTVPSQEEWIDLPVGVGLKDHNIFSLTVKTNGTFGLLDSSSVLNGSDVANISQYKKHNGVLTQGKHRLIFHTSNEVDGQTRYYQGSCAPDDDSTISLSVYMTHGLTSSGILGINEKGKTVTEKSPYMQTAGDRKAARIFIQQLVDDLTAPSTGFKLESYTNVSAVVEAHSPGGHYTGTARLGTDDGRNGGSAVVDTNAKVYGMDNLYIVDASIHPDVPTGNTMAITMVVAEAAVSKILAQN from the exons TGCTTCTTGAAAGAGGACCCGGCTCGACCGTTTCCACCGGCGCCAATAACACGCTGCGCTGGGATCACAATCTGACACCAATCGACGTCCCTGGACTGTCCGGAGACATCGCAACCTACGATCTCTGGAACGAATATTTGTGCACCGACACTGCTGGATACGCCTCCTGCGCGCTTGGCGGTGGTGTTTCAATTAACTACATGGTCTTCGTCCACCCTCCAGACCACGACTTTAACGATAAATGGCCTCAGGGATGGAAGTGGGAAGATGTGGCACCGGCGGCGGAAAGATTATACCAGCGGAACCCTGGAAGCACCTTGCCTTCTGCTGATGGCAAGTATTACGACCAGGGACTGTACAATGTCTTCTCGAATTTCTTGGACAATCTTGGCTGGAAATCCGTCGACATGATCGCCCAGCCGAACGAGAAACACCAGGTCTACAGTCACCCGGCATGGAACATCAAGGACCAAATGCGTGCTGGCCCTGTCCGCACTTATCTCCCTCTGATCCAGCACAATGACCGGTTTACCCTGAGCCTCGGCACCAAAGTCATTCGTCTAGTCCGTTCAGGAAGCCAGGTCACCGGAGTCGAAGTCGAGACTGCTTCTGGTCAAACCGAAATCATCACGCTGGCCTGTAATGGCCGTGTTGTTCTTGCTTCAGGAGCTCTCTCCACACCGCGTGTACTTTTCAACTCCGGCATCGGTCCAAAGGCGCAGATTGAAACGGCTCAGAAGTCTGGCGTCACGGTTCCTTCTCAGGAAGAATGGATCGATCTGCCCGTGGGCGTTGGCCTCAAAGATCACAACATCTTTTCCCTCACCGTCAAAACCAACGGAACCTTCGGCTTGCTCGACTCCTCAAGCGTCCTGAACGGAAGTGACGTTGCCAACATCTCTCAATACAAAAAGCACAACGGCGTTCTGACTCAAGGCAAGCATCGCTTGATCTTCCATACTTCTAACGAGGTCGACGGCCAAACCCGCTACTACCAGGGCTCCTGCGCCCCCGACGACGACAGCACCATCAGCCTCAGCGTCTATATGACCCACGGCCTAACCTCATCCGGCATTTTGGGAATCaatgaaaaaggaaagactGTCACGGAGAAGTCGCCGTATATGCAGACCGCCGGAGACCGCAAAGCCGCCAGGATCTTCATCCAACAACTCGTTGACGACCTCACGGCACCTTCCACCGGCTTCAAACTAGAATCGTACACCAATGTCTCTGCAGTTGTCGAGGCGCACAGCCCTGGTGGGCACTACACTGGCACGGCCAGGTTGGGAACGGATGACGGCCGCAACGGTGGATCGGCAGTTGTTGATACTAATGCCAAGGTATATGGCATGGACAATCTG TACATTGTCGACGCTAGTATTCACCCTGATGTCCCTACCGGTAACACAATGGCCATTACGATGGTCGTCGCTGAGGCAGCAGTTTCTAAAATACTCGCTCAGAACTAG
- the efm7 gene encoding putative nicotinamide N-methyltransferase Nnt1 (COG:S;~EggNog:ENOG410PNHF;~InterPro:IPR029063,IPR019410,IPR025784;~PFAM:PF10294): MADEIDVGDIFHDPEGYYPPEKEPTFAEHHMLSGQTVRVRLVGSHPLYGDLLWNAGRTSSHYLEQHRDLVDRKNVLEIGAAAGVPSIVSAILGAKTTVMTDYPDPDLVENMRYNAELAAPSIDSSKSSLYVEGYKWGNTVEPLVAHLPDNQTTFDTLIMADVVYSHREHPNLIKTMQMTLKKSPEAVALVIFTPYEPWLLPKTEKFFPLAEENGFTVTKIFQKLMDDVLFEDDPGDETLRKTVFGYELRWAPERLN, encoded by the exons ATGGCAGACGAAATCGACGTCGGCGACATCTTTCATGACCCCGAGGGGTACTACCCCCCGGAGAAAGAACCCACCTTCGCAGAGCACCACATGCTCTCGGGCCAAACAGTGCGCGTGCGCCTAGTCGGAAGCCACCCACTCTAC GGCGATTTACTCTGGAACGCCGGCCGAACGAGCTCGCACTACCTCGAACAACACCGCGATCTGGTGGACAGGAAGAATGTGCTGGAGATCGGTGCTGCGGCAGGCGTGCCCAGCATCGTGAGTGCAATTCTGGGCGCGAAGACAACCGTTATGACGGATTATCCGGATCCGGATCTTGTGGAGAATATGCGGTATAATGCCGAGCTTGCTGCGCCGTCGATCGACTCGAGCAAATCGTCGTTGTATGTCGAGGGGTATAAATGGGGGAATACCGTTGAGCCATTGGTCGCGCACTTGCCCGATAACCAGACGACATTCGATACATTGATTATGGCAGACGTGGTATACAGCCACCGCGAACACCCGAACCTGATCAAGACGATGCAGATGACGCTGAAGAAATCGCCGGAGGCAGTCGCTTTGGTTATTTTTACGCCGTATGAGCCGTGGCTGTTGCCCAAAACGGAGAAGTTTTTCCCGCTGGCGGAGGAGAATGGGTTTACGGTGACAAAGATCTTTCAGAAGCTTATGGATGATGTGCTATTTGAGGATGATCCTGGTGATGAAACGCTGCGGAAAACGGTGTTTGGGTATGAGCTTCGGTGGGCTCCGGAGCGGTTGAATTGA
- a CDS encoding putative RNA polymerase II Elongator complex associated protein Kti12 (BUSCO:EOG09263L9T;~COG:F;~EggNog:ENOG410PNHT;~InterPro:IPR027417,IPR013641;~PFAM:PF08433) — translation MPLIILSGYPSSGLTHRATQLASLLQKTQDDLFASGAIDPSRPRYKVTVVPTHDASHPRSVYDNARTEKMARGVAYARAKRALGKDTFVILDGMNYIKGYRYQLWCEAKAVGTTCCVVHVGTPIEQCRANNEAKLKRQAEKTPEQESSGDPSEDEGYPPELLENLIFRYEEPSTHSRWDKPLFTVPYFDAEPPIADIWTALTGIPHPSATAPQTSSITPAPTASIKTTSDTDSIATGATGAPGTGLLTRTRPKIKPHAATVLPTATDSSALYSLEKRTSAIISSIRTFTLSNPFATAILSNLPPNAPNGITIEIPDVSTPIFIPAHVAALGSTDELAGAGGVLALPRLQRLKRQWIGLNRAYVGNYSGGKGGALREEEVGGAFVRFLNAEFAGEGS, via the exons ATGCCG CTAATAATTCTCTCCGGCTACCCCTCCTCGGGCCTAACTCACCGAGCAACCCAACTCGcctccctcctccagaaAACCCAAGACGACCTCTTCGCCTCCGGCGCGATCGACCCCTCCCGCCCACGCTACAAAGTAACTGTCGTACCGACCCATGATGCCTCGCACCCACGAAGCGTCTACGACAACGCGCGGACGGAGAAGATGGCGCGCGGGGTTGCGTATGCAAGAGCGAAGAGGGCGCTGGGAAAGGATACGTTTGTAATTCTGGATGGGATGAATTATATCAAGGGGTATCGGTATCAGCTTTGGTGTGAGGCGAAGGCTGTGGGAACTACTTGTTGTGTT GTCCACGTCGGAACACCAATCGAGCAATGCCGCGCGAACAATGAAGCCAAGCTAAAACGACAAGCCGAAAAGACCCCCGAGCAGGAATCATCTGGAGACCCAAGCGAAGACGAAGGATACCCTCCCGAACTCCTCGAGAACCTCATCTTCCGCTACGAAGAACCAAGCACCCACAGCCGCTGGGACAAGCCCCTCTTCACAGTCCCGTATTTCGACGCAGAGCCCCCGATCGCAGATATCTGGACAGCACTTACTGGAATCCCACATCCATCGGCGACCGCCCCACAAACTTCAAGCATAACGccagcaccaacagcatccaTCAAGACAACCTCCGACACAGACAGCATCGCAACAGGCGCCACCGGCGCACCAGGAACAGGCCTCCTAACCCGCACACGCCCGAAGATAAAACCCCACGCCGCAACCGTCCTCCCAACAGCCACCGACTCCTCCGCCCTGTACTCGCTCGAAAAACGCACCTCGGCAATAATCTCCTCCATCCGCACATTTACCCTCTCAAACCCCTTCGCAACAGCAATCCTCTCGAATCTTCCACCTAACGCACCCAACGGGATAACGATTGAAATCCCCGACGTCTCAACGCCGATATTCATACCCGCGCACGTCGCAGCGCTGGGATCTACGGATGAACTAGCAGGTGCGGGAGGCGTGTTAGCGCTGCCGAGACTACAGAGGCTGAAGAGGCAGTGGATAGGGCTGAACCGGGCATATGTGGGAAATTACTCGGGGGGGAAAGGCGGCGCGTtgagggaggaggaggtaGGGGGTGCGTTTGTGAGGTTCTTGAATGCGGAGTTCGCCGGCGAGGGTTCTTag
- a CDS encoding uncharacterized protein (TransMembrane:2 (o19-40i47-65o)), whose translation MHTSLGSIHVSNMTTGIRPYKYCLSLSFFTFYFSFVDALFSRSFDHFLCLINFTFTIVLSLFSSFDSNIEIDILDKNTPESYKARDTQKPGQPRPDKKKKKEKETTKKGGKQK comes from the coding sequence ATGCATACCTCCCTAGGAAGCATCCATGTTTCCAACATGACGACTGGAATTCGACCATACAAGTACTGCTTGTCTTTATCATTCTTTACTTTCTACTTTTCCTTTGTCGATGCTCTATTTTCACGTTCTTTTGatcatttcctttgtttgaTCAACTTCACTTTTACCATCGTTTTATctttattttcttctttcgATTCCAACATTGAGATTGACATCCTCGACAAAAACACACCGGAATCATACAAGGCAAGGGATACACAAAAGCCAGGTCAGCCCAGACcagacaaaaaaaagaaaaaggaaaaggaaacaaCAAAAAAAGGGGGAAAGCAAAAATGA